A region of Astyanax mexicanus isolate ESR-SI-001 chromosome 23, AstMex3_surface, whole genome shotgun sequence DNA encodes the following proteins:
- the LOC103036514 gene encoding B-cell receptor CD22-like, whose translation MPVRMAGTVLVVAVIMFLTGVQAQSVTLSSQSICAVNGSKVKISCTFTQSYSSWVREREWYLNSDDVERVLKKDTEFSERVSVNSGWKNCELTLKDVRVSDSGLYNFRFKTSNSDWISASFGVNLTVTDLQVKVDHKTVGQRRVKVTCSSTCSLGTNQKYIWYRNENRLSGYTGVSVEIFYQGRYSCGVSGSIHRSPSVCKYQSIGTECWGVTYTPQHVCALKGSSVDLPCSYEYPEGYRTVTKTVWFIKDQTAAEPEDLRVDKEYQERVQNIQNSHNDCSIRINNLRESDTQTYRFRFYTDDPGGRYTGQPGVTLTVTDLKVTLSKDHYGTYLTCSSTCSLTDRPAYIWYKNGQPLSNQHIDYPYLYTSTVGAGSYSCALKGFEDLRSPAVYSPRNTRAELVSSGEIVEGDSVTLSCSSDADPPVLSYSWFNQRKPAETPLSTEQNYSITSISSQNSGLYYCTAHNQLGHHSSTPIHLNVLYPPRNTKALMVSAKEIVEGDSVTLSCSSDADPPVLSYSWFNQREPAETPLTTDQNYSITSISSQNSGFYYCTACNRLGQHNSTPIHLNVLYPPRNLTLSHFVNGNSVTLMCVSDANPASSYTWYNKTGSDITPVGNSTNLTVAAGAHGVFYCMARNTFASYNSSEWLFTPENTSAKYAASAVPVVFLLIFIAVFLWLRKRAAATTSRSEENSEKDVSTPVYDNVPAMTSGPSRPAASDDEDDVQYSSVVFKHSQVQDESLYSTVQQPSALTQEEDEVEYATVNLVKQKPVRKTEEPIYSMVQKT comes from the exons ATGCCTGTTAGGATGGCAGGAACTGTTTTAGTAGTGGCAGTCATCATGTTTCTGACag gAGTTCAGGCTCAGTCTGTAACTCTCTCCTCTCAGAGTATCTGTGCTGTTAATGGATCTAAAGTAAAAATCTCCTGCACATTTACACAATCTTATTCTTCttgggtcagagagagagagtggtatctGAACTCTGATGATGTAGAACGAGTTCTGAAAAAAGATACAGAATTCTCAGAACGAGTTTCTGTAAACTCAGGGTGGAAAAACTGTGAACTGACTCTGAAGGATGTGAGAGTGAGCGACTCTGGACTTTATAACTTCAGATTTAAAACATCAAACAGTGACTGGATATCAGCTTCATTCGGAGTTAATCTCACTGTTACAG ATTTGCAGGTGAAGGTGGATCATAAAACTGTAGGACAGAGAAGGGTGAAAGTGACCTGTAGCTCCACCTGCAGCCTCGGTACAAACCAAAAATACATCTGGTACAGAAATGAAAACAGACTGTCTGGATATACTGGTGTGTCTGTTGAGATATTCTATCAGGGAAGATACTCCTGTGGGGTGTCTGGGAGTATTCATCGTTCTCCATCAGTGTGTAAGTATCAGA GTATTGGTACAGAGTGCTGGGGTGTGACGTACACTCCTCAACATGTGTGTGCTCTAAAAGGATCATCAGTTGATCTCCCCTGTTCTTATGAATACCCTGAAGGATACAGAACAGTGACAAAAACAGTGTGGTTCATTAAAGATCAGACTGCTGCTGAACCTGAGGATCTGAGAGTGGATAAGGAGTATCAGGAACGAGTGCAGAACATCCAGAACTCCCACAACGACTGTAGTATTAGAATCAATAACCTGAGAGAGAGCGACACTCAAACATACAGATTCAGATTCTACACTGATGATCCTGGAGGCAGATATACTGGACAGCCTGGAGTCACTCTGACTGTTACAG ATCTGAAGGTTACATTGTCAAAAGACCATTATGGAACATATCTGACCTGTAGCAGCACCTGCAGTCTGACTGACCGCCCCGCTTACATCTGGTACAAGAACGGCCAGCCTTTATCTAACCAGCACATTGATTATCCCTACCTTTATACCAGTACTGTGGGTGCAGGCAGCTACTCCTGTGCTTTAAAAGGATTTGAGGATCTTCGCTCTCCTGCTGTCT ACTCTCCCAGAAACACCAGAGCGGAGCTGGTTTCCTCTGGAGAGATAGTGGAGGGGGATTCAGTGACTCTGAGCTGCAGCAGTGATGCAGATCCTCCTGTTCTCTCCTACTCCTGGTTTAATCAGAGAAAACCTGCAGAAACACCACTGTCTACAGAACAGAATTACAGCATCACCAGCATCAGCTCCCAGAACAGCGGACTCTACTACTGCACTGCTCACAACCAGCTCGGGCATCACAGCTCAACACCCATTCATCTGAATGTGTTAT ATCCTCCTAGAAACACCAAGGCACTGATGGTTTCCGCTAAAGAGATAGTGGAGGGGGATTCAGTGACTCTGAGCTGCAGCAGTGATGCAGATCCTCCTGTTCTCTCCTACTCCTGGTTTAATCAGAGAGAACCTGCAGAAACACCACTGACTACAGACCAGAATTACAGCATCACCAGCATCAGCTCTCAGAACAGCGGATTCTACTACTGCACTGCTTGCAACCGCCTCGGACAACACAACTCAACACCCATTCATCTAAATGTGTTAT ACCCTCCCAGAAATCTTACTTTATCTCACTTTGTAAATGGAAACTCAGTCACACTGATGTGCGTCAGCGATGCCAACCCTGCCAGCTCTTACACATGGTACAATAagacaggaagtgacatcacaccaGTTGGAAACAGCACCAATTTAACTGTGGCGGCAGGAGCACATGGAGTTTTCTATTGTATGGCAAGGAATACATTTGCGTCATACAACTCATCAGAATGGTTATTTACACCAG AGAACACCTCTGCAAAATATGCAGCCTCTGCAGTTCCTGTGGTTTTCCTCCTGATATTCATTGCTGTGTTTTTGTGGCTAAG GAAAAGAGCAGCGGCTACCACCAGCAGGAGTGAAGAGAACAGTGAAAAG GATGTCTCCACTCCAGTGTATGATAATGTCCCAGCTATGACCTCTGGTCCCTCAAGGCCTGCAGCCTCAGATGACGAGGATGACGTTCAGTACTCCAGTGTTGTTTTCAAACACTCTCAAGTCCAAGACGAGTCTCTCTACTCCACGGTCCAGCAACCAAGCGCTCTGACACAAGAAGAAGACGAAGTTGAGTACGCCACAGTGAATCTTGTGAAACAAAAACCTGTTCG gAAAACCGAAGAGCCAATCTACAGCATGGTCCAGAAAACCTGA